Part of the Planococcus plakortidis genome is shown below.
TTTTCAGGTTCACCCGCAAATATGATATGCATAAATATACATCCATAAACCCAACACTTTTTTCTCTCTTCATTTTTCGTTTTTTCCATAAAAAAAGCCCGCTGCGTCATGTAACTGACGCCCGCGGGCTTTTTCTTCAATTATTTATGGGGTTCGATAACCAAATAGCGGTTCGGGTCCTTGCCTTCCGAATAGGTATCGATATCCAAGCGACGCGACAGCGCCTGATGGATCACTTTCCGCTCGTAGGACGGCATCGGCTCGAATTGGACACGGTTTCCTGTACGGATCGCTTTGTCGGCCATCCGGTCCGCCAATTGCTCCAATGTTTCCTGGCGGCGTTCCCGGTAATTCTCTGCATCAAGTTCGACGATCATGAATTGTTCGGCATGGCGATTGGCCACCAATTGCGCCAATTGCTGGAGCGAATTCAAGGTCTGCCCTCGTTTTCCGATGAGCATCGCCACTTTTTCGCTTTCCAGTTTAAAACGCACCGTTTTGCCTTGCTTTTCATGAGCCACGGTCAAATCGTCGATCTTCATGCCCTTGGCCACGTCCTGCAAATAGTTTTTCGTTTCTTCGATCGCCTTGTCATTGGAAGGTTTCACTGCCGTTTCTGAAGGGGTGCTGCCGAAATCCGGCTCTTCTCCTTCTTCTGGCGGAGCTGACGGCATCTCTGCTGCAATCTCTTCTTCGGATGGTTTGGCGCTATCCGCTTGTTCAGGAACTTTTTCCGTTTGTAGCGGTGCCTTTTCAGCTTCCACTTGCCCTGTTTCCATCACGGTCACTTCAACTTCCGCATCTTTTGCGCCGAATCCGAAAAACCCCTTTTTTCCTTCTTCGACGATGCGGACCGTCACTTCGTCCCGTGATTTTTTCAGTTTTTCCAAAGCGTTTTCAATCGCTTGTTCAACCGTTTTCCCCGTTTGTGTAAGATGCTTCACTTTTTAGCCCCTCCTGTTTTCGTTTTAACAGGCTGTTGCACTTCTTTCTTTTCCCATGGACGGTAAATGAACATGTTCTGGATGATCGAGATGATATTCCCGATTACCCAGTAAAGCGTCAAGGCGGATGGCAGGATGATCCCGAATCCGATAATCATGACCGGCATGAAATACATCATCGCCTT
Proteins encoded:
- the jag gene encoding RNA-binding cell elongation regulator Jag/EloR, giving the protein MKHLTQTGKTVEQAIENALEKLKKSRDEVTVRIVEEGKKGFFGFGAKDAEVEVTVMETGQVEAEKAPLQTEKVPEQADSAKPSEEEIAAEMPSAPPEEGEEPDFGSTPSETAVKPSNDKAIEETKNYLQDVAKGMKIDDLTVAHEKQGKTVRFKLESEKVAMLIGKRGQTLNSLQQLAQLVANRHAEQFMIVELDAENYRERRQETLEQLADRMADKAIRTGNRVQFEPMPSYERKVIHQALSRRLDIDTYSEGKDPNRYLVIEPHK